Genomic DNA from Acidobacteriota bacterium:
GATCGGATCCGGGCCATCGCCGACGGCCGGTCCGGGGAGGTGGCCCATGGCTGAAACCGTCTTCCGCCGACCCGAAGCCCTCGCCGACGTGACGACCCACTACTGCCCCGGATGCACCCACGGGGTCATCCACCGGCTCGTGGGGGAGGTCATCGACGAACTGGACCTAAGGGAGCGGACCGTGGGGATCGCCCCCGTGGGCTGCTCCGTGCTCGCGTACAACTATTTCGCTACGGACTTCCACGAGGCCTCCCACGGCCGCGCGCCGGCGGTGGCCACCGGGATCAAGCGCGCCCGCCCGGACCTCATCGTCTTCTCCTACCAGGGAGACGGCGACCTCGCCTCCATCGGCATGGCCGAGATCATCCACTGCGCCAACCGGGGCGAGAAGGTCACCGTGGTCTTCGTGAACAACGCCATCTACGGCATGACGGGCGGACAGATGGCGCCCACCACCATGCCCGGCCAGGTGGCCACCACATGTCCGCTGGGCCGCGACGTGAACCAGGCGGGATGGCCCATTCGGGTGGCCGAGCTCGTCAGCACGCTGAAAACGCCCGCCTACGTGGCGAGGGCTTCCGTCCACACGCCCCTTCACGCCGTCGCGGCCAAAGAGATGCTCCGGACGGCCTTCCGGTATCAGAAGGAGAACGCCTGCTTCTCCCTCGTGGAGATCCTCTCCACGTGTCCGACGAACTGGGGGATCCCTCCCGCGGAGGCGACGGCCTGGCTGGAAAAGAACATGCTTCCCTACTACCCGCTCGGAACCTTCAAGACCCCCGGCGGCGAGGACCGGGCGCCCAGCCCGCTTGGACGGGGAAGGCGGAGGGTCGGCCATGCAGAATGACGTGATCATGGCGGGCTTCGGCGGTCAAGGCATCCTTCTCATCGGAAAGATGCTGGCCTACGCCGGGATGCACCAGGGCAAGGAGGTGTCCTGGCTCCCCTCTTACGGCCCCGAAATGCGCGGGGGAACGTGCAACTGCACGGTGGTCATCTCGGACCGCCCCGTGGGCTCCCCCGTCATCCAGTCTCCAAGGGCCGTCCTGGCCATGAACCTGCCGTCCCTTGAGAAGTTCGAGCCCATGCTCCGGCCGGGAGGGTTGCTCCTGCTCAACTCGTCCTTGATCAACCGGGAGCCGTCGCGTCAGGACATCCGGGTCCTCAAGGTCCCCGCCAACGACGTGGCCAACGAGCTCAAGAACCCCAAAGGGGCCAACATGGTCGCCCTGGGCGCCTACATCGGCGCCACCGACGCGGTGGCCCTGGAGGAGCTCGAGTCCCTCATCCGCGACACCTTCGCCAGCAAGCCCAAGGTCGTCGAGGCCAACCTCGTGGCCCTGAAAAAGGGGTACGACCTCGGTGCCAAGATGAAGGAAGGAAAGCCATGAGCCAGCCATCCTGCCAGGACCTTCACCCGGTGGAGGAGATCCTGGAGAGGTATCCGAGGGAGGAGGCCTCCCTCATCCAGGTCCTCCAGGACGTGCACCGGGCGTACAACTACCTCCCATGCGACGTCCTGATCAAGGTGGCCGAGGTCCTCGACGTCCCCCTCGCCAAGGTCTTCTCCGTGTCCACCTTTTACAAGGCCTTTTCCCTCAAGCCCCAGGGAAAGACGATCATCAAGGTATGCACGGGAACGGCTTGTCACATCCGGGGGGCCGGCCAGCTCGTGGAGGAGGTCCAGCGCCTGCTCTCCATCGGCCCGGACGAGACGACGCCCGACATGGGGTTCACCCTGAAGACCGTGAACTGCGTGGGGGCCTGCGCCATGGCGCCGGTCCTCATCGTCGGGGAGAAGTACCACGGGAACGCCAAACCGGCGAAGATGCCCAAACTCCTGGGCCAGGAGGGCAAGACCCATGCGCATTGACTCCAGGGCCCGGTTCGAGGAGGCCGTCGCGGCGTGCCGCCGGGCGGCCGAAGGGCGGAAGATCGAGGTGCTCGTCTGCTGTGGGACGGGCTGTCTGGCCAACGGAAGCCAGGCCGTGGCGGAGGCCTTCCAGAAGGAGGTGGAAGCTCGAAACCTTCCGGCCTCCGTGGGCCTCTTCACCAAGAAGACGGGCTGTCACGGCTTCTGCGAAAGGGGCCCGCTGGTGGTCATCCAGCCCGAGGGCATCCTCTACACGAAGGTCAAGCCGGAGCACGCGGGCGAGATCCTCGAAAAGGCCGCGGAAGGCGGGGGGGCCGTGTCCAAGCTCCTTTACAAGGACCCGGCTACCAAGAAGGCCGTCGAGAAGTACGGGGACGTTCCCTTCTACAAGAACCAGACCCGGGTGGCCATGCGGAACATCGGAAAGGTGGACCCCGCAGACCTCGACGACGCGCTGGCCCACGGGGCCTACGCCGGCCTGGTCCAGGCCCTCTTCGACCTGACTCCGGAGAAGGTCATCGAGGAGATCGAGCGCTCCGGCCTCCGGGGCCGCGGGGGCGCCGGCTTCCAGACGGCCCGCAAGTGGAAGGCCGCCCGCAAGGCGAAGGGCGAGAGGAAGTTCGTCCTCTGCAACGGCGACGAAGGGGACCCCGGGGCCTTCAAGGACCGCTCCATCATGGAGGGCGATCCCCATTCGGTCCTCGAGGGCATGGTCATTGGCGCCTTCGCCATCGGGGCCCACGAGGGGTACATCTACGTCCGGGACGAGTACCCGCTGGCCGTCGTACACCTCACCCTGGCCATCGAGCAGGCCAGGCGGCGCGGGCTGCTGGGGGAGAACATCCTCGGGACCGGCTTCGATTTTGACGTGAAAATCTCCCGAGGGGGGGGCGCCTTCGTGTGCGGGGAGTCCTCCGCCCTTATGCGATCCATCGAGGGCAAGACGGGCGAGCCGAGGCAGAAATACGTCCACGCCACGGACCGGGGCGTCTTCGACTGCCCGACGGTCCTCAACAACGTGGAGACCTGGGCCGATGTGGGAGCCATCCTCCACAAGGGGGGCGACTGGTTCGCCTCCATGGGCACGGCCAAGTCCAAGGGCACCAAAGCCTTCTCCCTCGTCGGCAAGGTCAAGAACACGGGGCTCATCGAACTGCCCATGGGCACGACCCTGCGCCACATCATTTTCGACATCGGCGGCGGGATTCTGGGGGACCGGCCCTTCAAGGCGGTGCAGACGGGCGGACCTTCGGGAGGGTGTCTGCCCGAATCCCACCTCGATTACCCCGTGGACTACGAGAAGCTCACCGAAGCCGGCTCCATGATGGGCTCCGGCGGCATGATCGTCATGGATGACCGGACGTGCATGGTGGACGTGGCCCGCTACTTCCTCTCCTTCCTCATGGAGGAGTCCTGCGGGAAGTGCGTGCCCTGCCGGGAAGGCCTGAAGCAGATGAAGGCCATCTTCGACGGTCTCGTGGCCGGACGGGGCGTTCCCGGGGACATCGGGCGCATCGAGCGGCTGGCGGAGGGGATGCAGCTCGGAAGCCTGTGCGAACTGGGCAAGTCCGCCCCCAATCCCGTTCTTTCCACCCTTCGGTACTTCCGCGACGAATACATGGCCCACGCCGAGGGGAAGGCGTGCCCGGCCGGCATCTGCCGGGACCTCACCGCCTACGAGATCATCGCCGAGGCCTGCAACGGATGCGGCTCCTGCGCGCGGGCCTGTCCGGCCGACGCCATCACGGGGGAGAAGAAGGCCCTCCACGTCATCCACCAGGGCCGGTGCATCTCCTGCGGCGCCTGCTACACGGTCTGCCCCACGGACGCCGTGAGGTTCTTCCCCAAGCGCGAGCTCGCCGCGGTCCAGGAGACAGGAGGCGCCTCATGATCACGCTCACCGTCAATGGAAAGAACGTGAAGGTCCCCGAGGGAACCCGCCTCCTGGACGCCATACGCTGCGCGGGCTTCGAGGTTCCCACGCTCTGCGACCACCCGGCCCTGGAGCCCTGGGGCGGGTGCCGGATGTGCCTGGTGGACGTCACTCGGACGGAGTGGGACGGCTGGTGCAAGATGGTGGTCTCGTGCATGTTTCCGGCGGAGGAAGGCCTCCTCGTCCTCACGGACACGGAGCGCGTGCGATCCACGCGAAGGGTCGTCATCGACCTGCTCCTGGCTCGCTGTCCCGACACCCCCCTCATCCAGCAAATGGCCGCGAAACACGGCCTGGAGCGGACGACCTACGAACCCAACCCCGCACCCACGGACTGCATCCTCTGCGGCCTGTGCACGCGGGTCTGCGACCACATCGGCGTGTCGGCCATCTCCTCCGTGAACCGGGGGGCGGGACGGGAGATCGCCCCACCCTTCCACGAGGCCCCGCCCGACTGCATCGGTTGCCTCGCCTGCGCCGAGATATGCCCGACATCCTGCATCCCCTACGAGACCTCGGACTCCAGGAGAAGCATCTGGGGAAAGGAATTCGAGATGGTCCGGTGCGCCCGGTGCGGCCGGGCCCACATCACCCGGGACGAAGCCGCCCACTTCTCGGATCGGACGGGCGTCCCGTCCGCCTACTTCGACCTCTGCGACGCGTGCAAGCGGACCGACATGGCGCGCCAGTTCGTCAAGCTTTCCGAGGGAGCCGGCACGGCGCCCTGACGCCGCGGGCCAAAGGAGCCACCCATGGACAGGATCTACCGGGTCGTGGTCGAACGGTGCATCGCCTGCGGCAAGTGCGAACTGGCCTGCGCCTTCGCCCACGGCAGCGAGGGCAGGCCGAGCAAGACCCGAATCAACATCTTCAAACGGGGCCCCGAGCTGGGGACCCCCGTTGTCTGCTTCCAGTGCCACGACGCGGCCTGCGCCGCCGTGTGCCCTACCGAGGCCCTCGTCCGGAACGCCCGGACCGGCGCCATCGACATGGCGAGGGACCGATGCATC
This window encodes:
- a CDS encoding 2Fe-2S iron-sulfur cluster-binding protein gives rise to the protein MITLTVNGKNVKVPEGTRLLDAIRCAGFEVPTLCDHPALEPWGGCRMCLVDVTRTEWDGWCKMVVSCMFPAEEGLLVLTDTERVRSTRRVVIDLLLARCPDTPLIQQMAAKHGLERTTYEPNPAPTDCILCGLCTRVCDHIGVSAISSVNRGAGREIAPPFHEAPPDCIGCLACAEICPTSCIPYETSDSRRSIWGKEFEMVRCARCGRAHITRDEAAHFSDRTGVPSAYFDLCDACKRTDMARQFVKLSEGAGTAP
- a CDS encoding thiamine pyrophosphate-dependent enzyme; this encodes MAETVFRRPEALADVTTHYCPGCTHGVIHRLVGEVIDELDLRERTVGIAPVGCSVLAYNYFATDFHEASHGRAPAVATGIKRARPDLIVFSYQGDGDLASIGMAEIIHCANRGEKVTVVFVNNAIYGMTGGQMAPTTMPGQVATTCPLGRDVNQAGWPIRVAELVSTLKTPAYVARASVHTPLHAVAAKEMLRTAFRYQKENACFSLVEILSTCPTNWGIPPAEATAWLEKNMLPYYPLGTFKTPGGEDRAPSPLGRGRRRVGHAE
- a CDS encoding 2-oxoacid:acceptor oxidoreductase family protein, with amino-acid sequence MQNDVIMAGFGGQGILLIGKMLAYAGMHQGKEVSWLPSYGPEMRGGTCNCTVVISDRPVGSPVIQSPRAVLAMNLPSLEKFEPMLRPGGLLLLNSSLINREPSRQDIRVLKVPANDVANELKNPKGANMVALGAYIGATDAVALEELESLIRDTFASKPKVVEANLVALKKGYDLGAKMKEGKP
- a CDS encoding 4Fe-4S dicluster domain-containing protein; this translates as MDRIYRVVVERCIACGKCELACAFAHGSEGRPSKTRINIFKRGPELGTPVVCFQCHDAACAAVCPTEALVRNARTGAIDMARDRCISCRMCVAACPFGNMLWDETYHCVQKCDLCGGDPKCVPFCPTHALEYVPADRAAEKPEPFAWTGALAP
- a CDS encoding NAD(P)H-dependent oxidoreductase subunit E; the encoded protein is MSQPSCQDLHPVEEILERYPREEASLIQVLQDVHRAYNYLPCDVLIKVAEVLDVPLAKVFSVSTFYKAFSLKPQGKTIIKVCTGTACHIRGAGQLVEEVQRLLSIGPDETTPDMGFTLKTVNCVGACAMAPVLIVGEKYHGNAKPAKMPKLLGQEGKTHAH
- a CDS encoding NADH-quinone oxidoreductase subunit NuoF, coding for MRIDSRARFEEAVAACRRAAEGRKIEVLVCCGTGCLANGSQAVAEAFQKEVEARNLPASVGLFTKKTGCHGFCERGPLVVIQPEGILYTKVKPEHAGEILEKAAEGGGAVSKLLYKDPATKKAVEKYGDVPFYKNQTRVAMRNIGKVDPADLDDALAHGAYAGLVQALFDLTPEKVIEEIERSGLRGRGGAGFQTARKWKAARKAKGERKFVLCNGDEGDPGAFKDRSIMEGDPHSVLEGMVIGAFAIGAHEGYIYVRDEYPLAVVHLTLAIEQARRRGLLGENILGTGFDFDVKISRGGGAFVCGESSALMRSIEGKTGEPRQKYVHATDRGVFDCPTVLNNVETWADVGAILHKGGDWFASMGTAKSKGTKAFSLVGKVKNTGLIELPMGTTLRHIIFDIGGGILGDRPFKAVQTGGPSGGCLPESHLDYPVDYEKLTEAGSMMGSGGMIVMDDRTCMVDVARYFLSFLMEESCGKCVPCREGLKQMKAIFDGLVAGRGVPGDIGRIERLAEGMQLGSLCELGKSAPNPVLSTLRYFRDEYMAHAEGKACPAGICRDLTAYEIIAEACNGCGSCARACPADAITGEKKALHVIHQGRCISCGACYTVCPTDAVRFFPKRELAAVQETGGAS